In Dasypus novemcinctus isolate mDasNov1 chromosome 10, mDasNov1.1.hap2, whole genome shotgun sequence, one DNA window encodes the following:
- the LOC131280285 gene encoding olfactory receptor 8H1-like produces the protein MGSRNETDVTDFILVGLTDSEVTRRVLFMLFLLIYLITVLGNAGMILIIRLDPQLHTPMYFFLSHLSLLDFSYSTVITPKTLENLLTSNKYISFTGCLTQMYFFVFLGATEYSLLSSMAYDRYVAICSPLHYPVIMCTRVCHALITGSYLVGFIDSLTNVLCVNSLHFCNSKVIYHFFCDLPPILSLSCTDVRDTEIMIFILAGSTITVSLITIIGSYISILSTILKIKSTSGKRKAFSVCASHFLGVTIYYGTTIFTYLKPSKSYSLGKDQVASVFYTMVIPMLNPLIYSLRNKEVKNALMRVMQKRADSRHLK, from the coding sequence ATGGGAAGTAGGAATGAAACAGATGTGACTGACTTCATCCTTGTGGGACTGACAGACTCTGAAGTGACCCGACGGGTCCTGTTTATGCTGTTTCTCCTGATATACCTGATTACTGTGCTGGGTAATGCAGGGATGATATTGATAATTCGCCTGGATCCCCAgcttcacacccccatgtacttttttCTCAGTCACCTGTCACTCCTGGACTTCAGTTACTCAACAGTCATCACACCTAAAACCTTAGAGAACCTACTGACTTCAAACAAGTATATTTCATTCACGGGTTGTCTCACCCAAATGTATTTTTTCGTCTTTTTGGGGGCTACTGAATATTCCCTTCTATCttcaatggcctatgaccgctatgtagcTATCTGCAGCCCTCTTCACTACCCTGTTATTATGTGCACCAGAGTCTGCCATGCCCTTATCACTGGGTCCTACTTGGTTGGATTTATTGACTCATTGACAAACGTTCTTTGTGTTAATAGTTTGCATTTCTGCAACTCCAAGGTAAtctatcactttttctgtgacttacccccaattttatccctttcctgtactgACGTTCGTGACACTGAAATCATGATATTCATTCTCGCTGGCTCTACCATAACTGTGTCTCTTATCACAATCATTGGTTCCTACATATCCATTCTTTCCACTATCCTGAAAATTAAGTCCACTTCAGGAAAACGCAAAGCCTTCTCTGTTTGTGCCTCCCACTTCCTGGGAGTCACCATCTATTATGGCACtacaatttttacttatttaaagcCAAGTAAGTCCTATTCCTTGGGAAAGGATCAAGTGGCGTCTGTGTTTTATACCATGGTGATCCCTATGCTGAATCCACTCATTTATAGTCTTAGGAACAAAGAGGTGAAAAATGCTCTCATGAGAGTCATGCAGAAGAGAGCAGACTCCAGGCATTTGAAATGA